DNA sequence from the Rhodoligotrophos appendicifer genome:
ATCAATGTGAGGAGTTTTGGTTAAGGGTTGCTTTCCAATCAAGCAACAACTGCCCCTCAGCGCCGGGAGCATAGCACAAATCCGTGAGGCGGCGCATCACGGAGGGAGTCACAGGTTCCGAAAGAGGCCCAGAGGCTCAGACGTCCAGGACCAGCCCCTCCCGTGCGGCGATCGTTCCGGGGAGAGCCGCTGCCGCTGCGGCTTCGATCTCCGCGAGCTTCTTGTCGTCGTGGCGCGGGTTGTGATGGAACAAGACCAGTTTCTTCGCCTTCGCCGTCCGGCAGAGGGCGACGCCCTCCTCCCAAGTGGAGTGGCCGAAGCCCTTGAAGGTCGGATACTCCTCCGGCGTATACATGGCGTCATAAATGACGATGTCGGCATCCTGGATCAGGGAGACGATGTCCGTGTCCAGCTTATCCTGGTGATGCTCCGTATCGGTCACATAGCAGACGGACTTGCCGGCATATTCGATCCTGAAGCCGATCGAGCCGTTGCAGTGCCGCAGGCGCGTGGTCTCGATGCGTATCCCTGGTGCCGGCTCCAGGACTTCGCCCGCGTTGAAGTTGCGGTAATCCAGCTTGGCGCGAAACACTTCGGGGCCCACCGGAAAAAACGGCGCCTGCATGAAGCTCTTCAACATATCGAGAGTGCTGCCGCCATCCACGTGGTGGCCGGACCAGACCGTGATCTGCTCGGTGGGCACGTAGAGGGGGTCGAAGAAGGGGATCCCCTCAATGTGATCATAGTGGCAATGACTGAAAAAGAGGTCGAAGGACTTCACCCCCTCCTTCA
Encoded proteins:
- a CDS encoding MBL fold metallo-hydrolase; protein product: MNNDRFQVKFWGVRGSIACAGGAYDTYGGNTPCVEMLLGDHVLIFDAGSGARQLGSQLLKEGVKSFDLFFSHCHYDHIEGIPFFDPLYVPTEQITVWSGHHVDGGSTLDMLKSFMQAPFFPVGPEVFRAKLDYRNFNAGEVLEPAPGIRIETTRLRHCNGSIGFRIEYAGKSVCYVTDTEHHQDKLDTDIVSLIQDADIVIYDAMYTPEEYPTFKGFGHSTWEEGVALCRTAKAKKLVLFHHNPRHDDKKLAEIEAAAAAALPGTIAAREGLVLDV